The sequence below is a genomic window from Bradyrhizobium septentrionale.
ACATCCACCAGATAATGACCGCTTTGCCCGCACCTGCCACAACGCCCCGCCATCAGCCGCTGCACTGGCTCAACAACCAGCCCTATCTGCTGCTCAGCCTGACGTCGCTGTTCTGGGCCGCCAACATCGTGCTGGCGCGGCATGTCGGCAGCCATGTGCCGCCGGTCACGCTAACCACGATCCGCTGGTTCGGCGTGTTCCTGATCCTGCTGCCGTTCGCCTGGCCGCATCTGAAACACGACTGGCCGAAGCTGCGCAGCGCGCTGCCGCTGATGCTGCTGTTGTCAGCGGTCGGGTTCGCCTTCAACAACGCGATCTCGTACTGGGCGATGCAGTATACCGAGGCGCTGAACGCGCTCTTGATCCAGTCGGCGGGCCCGCTGTTCGTGGCGCTGTGGTCGCTGATCCTGTTCGGCGTGCGGCTGACGCCGGCGCAGCTTGCCGGCATCGCGATCTCGCTGGCCGGCGTGCTGACCATCATCCTGCGCGGCGACTTCTCGGCGCTCGCCAACATCAGCTTCAACCGGGGTGACATCATGTTCGGCGCCTCGCTGGTGTCGTTCGGGCTGTATTCGGCGCTGATCCCGCGCCGGCCGAAAATCCATCAGCTCTCGCTGATCTCGTTCACCACCTGCTGTGGTGCGATGATGCTGTTGCCGGTCGCCGCCTGGGAATTTGCAAATGGCGTGACTCTGAAGCTCGACCTTTTGACGTTTGCCACGCTGGGCTACACGCTGATCTTCCCGTCGACGCTCGCCTATCTGTTCTTCAACCGCGGCGTCGCGCTGATCGGCCCGAACCGCGCCGCGCCGTTCTTCCATCTGGTGCCGGTGTTTGGCTCGGCGATGGCGATCCTGCTGCTCGGCGAGACGCTGGCGCCGTTTCATCTGATCGGCTACGCGCTGGTGCTCGCCGGCGTCATCATCGCCTCGCGGCAAGGCTCGGCGAAGCGCTAGCTGACGCCCAGGATTACCTTGCGCAAGCCGGCGGATTTGCGCAGCGAATGTGGCTTTGCCGCCAGCGTCTCTGTGATGAAGTCGATGAACTTCCTCACCTTGGCCGGCACGTGGTTGCGCGAGGCGTAATATACGTAGAGCGGATAACGCTCGTCGGGCCAGTCCGGAAACAGCTCGATCAGCGCGCCGCTCTTCAGGTGTTCGTCGAGGCCGAGATCGATCACCTGCGCGATGCCGAAGCCGGCCAGGCAAGCGCCGAGCTTGGTTCCTGAATCGGTCACGGTGAGCCGCCCGTTGACCGCGACCGGCACTACCTCGCCGCCGCGCCAAAACTCCCAATCGAACGGACGCCCGGTCGCCGCGTCGATTGCCAGGATGCACTGGTGGTCGCGGCTCGCCAGTTCCCGCGGATCAAGCGGCCGGCCGTGTCGTTCGAGATAGATCGGCGAGGCCACGGTGAGCACGCGCGTATCGAGTACGCGGCGCGCAATCAGCGCCGACGGCGCCGGCTCGCCGAAACGCACCGCCAGATCAAAACCGTCGCTGACCAGATCCGCGATCCGGTCGCGAGTCTCGATACGCAGATCCATGCCTGGATTCTGCAGCAGGAACTCGCTCAGCTTCGGCGACAGCACCATACGTGAGAACAGCGGGTCGACATTGACCCGCAGTCTGCCGCGGACCGCATCGCGCGATTTCGAGGTCTCCGCCGCCGCCTCGCCGATCCCGGCCAGATGCGCGGCAACCCGCTCAACCAGTGCGCGTCCTTCCTCGGTGAGCTCGACGGCGCGGCTCGTGCGGTGGACCAGCCTGGTGTCGAGGCGCGTCTCAAGCTTGGCAATCGCCTTGCTGACGCCGGACTGCGTCATGCCGAGCCGTTCAGCCGCCTTGCCGAAGCTGCGCGCGTCCGCAACGGCCGCGAGGATCACAAGCCCGCCGACGAGCCGACCGTCAACTTCGTCCATGTCGATGCCTCTCAGTCATCCATGAGATGACAGCCCAGTCGTAGCACTCCGCGACCATATCGGCCACTGTCGGCGCAGACCACCGGTTCGATCCGGTGGGCCATCGCCACATCATCCGCTACGGAGATTTTCCCATGAGCGACATCCAGGCCATCGCCTCCGCGATCGATGGATATTTCAACCTGATGTATGACGTCGACGATAGCCGGTTCCGCGACGTCTTCTCCGATGCCTGCATCGTGCACGGCATCCGGGACGGCAAGCACACGGTGCGGTCCGCCGCGGAATTCCGCGACTTCATCTGCAGCCGTCCCTCGCCGGCGTCGATGAAATCGCCGCGCGAGGAGGCCATCATCAGCATCGACCAGACCGCGTCCGATCTGGCCATCGCCAAGGTGCGCGTCAGGGCCGGCCAAACCGGCTTCATCGACCATCTCGTGTTTCATCTGATCGACGGCAGGTGGCTCGTCACCA
It includes:
- a CDS encoding LysR family transcriptional regulator, coding for MDEVDGRLVGGLVILAAVADARSFGKAAERLGMTQSGVSKAIAKLETRLDTRLVHRTSRAVELTEEGRALVERVAAHLAGIGEAAAETSKSRDAVRGRLRVNVDPLFSRMVLSPKLSEFLLQNPGMDLRIETRDRIADLVSDGFDLAVRFGEPAPSALIARRVLDTRVLTVASPIYLERHGRPLDPRELASRDHQCILAIDAATGRPFDWEFWRGGEVVPVAVNGRLTVTDSGTKLGACLAGFGIAQVIDLGLDEHLKSGALIELFPDWPDERYPLYVYYASRNHVPAKVRKFIDFITETLAAKPHSLRKSAGLRKVILGVS
- a CDS encoding DMT family transporter gives rise to the protein MTALPAPATTPRHQPLHWLNNQPYLLLSLTSLFWAANIVLARHVGSHVPPVTLTTIRWFGVFLILLPFAWPHLKHDWPKLRSALPLMLLLSAVGFAFNNAISYWAMQYTEALNALLIQSAGPLFVALWSLILFGVRLTPAQLAGIAISLAGVLTIILRGDFSALANISFNRGDIMFGASLVSFGLYSALIPRRPKIHQLSLISFTTCCGAMMLLPVAAWEFANGVTLKLDLLTFATLGYTLIFPSTLAYLFFNRGVALIGPNRAAPFFHLVPVFGSAMAILLLGETLAPFHLIGYALVLAGVIIASRQGSAKR
- a CDS encoding nuclear transport factor 2 family protein — encoded protein: MSDIQAIASAIDGYFNLMYDVDDSRFRDVFSDACIVHGIRDGKHTVRSAAEFRDFICSRPSPASMKSPREEAIISIDQTASDLAIAKVRVRAGQTGFIDHLVFHLIDGRWLVTTKAFHVAQVFPAGS